The following are encoded together in the Nyctibius grandis isolate bNycGra1 chromosome 5, bNycGra1.pri, whole genome shotgun sequence genome:
- the CDC42EP1 gene encoding cdc42 effector protein 1, protein MSLGKLPVLSWVSGSHGKRRLKSELTPDMISPPLGDFRHTMHVGRGGDVFGDTSFLSNHGGADTAKANNFFARTLRHVRRTPLRSRGSGGQAGASPAPPAVSPIIKNAVSLPQLNEGMYDGSGGRGLTSKFSFKSASNSFSKTHQTYGLESGFCTIPRVPRLEKAQESPFPTEAELTRSDSLLSFHLDLGPSLMSELLQVMSFSETNRSKVGEDGPDLPCGERTNDRAPPASGASHGEDKATSSFWDRSGRSSLSGASSLPGLSVRANGEAHAIEGAGEDPAWASGPGTVPRGTPWQGHWNDCTIEVGEFDRAAQVLARHYGGTSTPRSSEKGEGPRQARTQTLWESPSSSSWRSQVTGDSGSSEATWNQGEEEEEAELSSLQEGYAGARGGCSNSFEYADEEEEEDDEVKV, encoded by the exons ATGAGCCTGGGGAAGCTGCCGGTGCTCAGCTGGGTCTCGGGCTCCCATGGCAAGCGGCGGCTGAAGTCAGAGCTGACACCAGACATGATCAGCCCGCCGCTGGGGGACTTTCGGCACACCATGCACGTGGGGCGTGGCGGGGACGTCTTTGGGGACACCTCCTTCCTCAGCAACCATGGCGGGGCCGACACGGCCAAAGCCAACAACTTCTTCGCCCGGACGCTGCGACATGTCCGTCGGACGCCGCTGAGGAGCCGGGGCAGTGGGGGCCAAGCGGGAGCATCGCCCGCCCCTCCAGCTGTCTCACCCATCATCAAGAACGCCGTCTCGCTGCCGCAGCTCAACGAAGGGATGTACGATGGCAGCGGCGGCCGGGGCTTGACCAGCAAGTTCTCCTTCAAAAGTGCTTCTAACAGCTTCTCCAAAACACACCAGACCTATG GGCTGGAGTCCGGGTTTTGCACCATCCCTCGTGTCCCTCGCTTGGAAAAGGCCCAAGAGAGCCCCTTCCCCACGGAAGCAGAGCTGACGCGCTCGGActccctgctctccttccaCCTGGACCTGGGGCCCTCCCTGATGAGCGAGCTCCTCCAGGTGATGAGCTTCTCTGAAACCAACAGGAGCAAGGTGGGGGAGGATGGCCCAGACCTcccctgtggagagaggaccAACGACAGGGCCCCTCCAGCATCGGGTGCATCCCACGGAGAGGACAAGGCAACGTCCAGCTTCTGGGACCGCTCTGGGCGCAGCAGCCTGTCCGGGGCCAGCTCGCTGCCGGGACTGTCGGTCCGTGCCAACGGAGAGGCACACGCCATCGAGGGTGCTGGAGAGGACCCTGCCTGGGCTTCGGGGCCGGGGACAGTGCCCAGAGGGACACCGTGGCAGGGGCACTGGAACGACTGCACCATCGAGGTGGGAGAGTTTGACCGGGCGGCCCAGGTCCTGGCCCGCCATTACGGTGGGACCAGCACCCCGCGGAGCTCAGAGAAGGGTGAGGGTCCCCGGCAGGCCCGGACGCAGACCCTGTGGgagagccccagcagcagctcgtGGCGGTCGCAAGTGACAGGGGACAGCGGGTCCTCTGAGGCCACCTGGAAccaaggagaggaggaggaggaggctgagctCTCCAGCCTGCAGGAGGGGTATGCTGGTGCCCGGGGTGGATGCAGCAATTCCTTTGAGTACGCcgatgaggaggaggaagaggatgacgAAGTCAAGGTGTGA
- the LGALS2 gene encoding galectin-2 has translation MKTGGTLKVKGKISEDADGFSINLGCRSSDLAFHFNPRFNESVIVCNSRCSNAWQAEHRDNHLSFSKGSTIKLVIEMMADKFQVKLPDGHEVEFPNRHCYDKISYMSVKGGFRVTSFKLD, from the exons ATGAAGACCGGGGGCACCCTGAAGGTCAAGGGCAAGATATCTGAGGATGCTGATGG CTTCAGCATCAATCTCGGCTGCAGGTCCTCGGATCTGGCATTTCACTTCAATCCCCGCTTCAATGAGTCTGTCATCGTCTGCAACTCCAGGTGCTCCAATGCCTGGCAGGCAGAGCATCGTGATAACCACCTCTCTTTCTCCAAGGGCTCCACTATCAAG ctcgTCATTGAAATGATGGCAGACAAATTCCAAGTGAAACTACCGGATGGACATGAAGTGGAGTTCCCCAACCGGCACTGCTACGACAAGATCAGCTACATGAGCGTCAAGGGAGGCTTCAGGGTCACCTCCTTCAAGCTGGACTGA